Proteins from one Sabethes cyaneus chromosome 2, idSabCyanKW18_F2, whole genome shotgun sequence genomic window:
- the LOC128735070 gene encoding uncharacterized protein LOC128735070, protein MKIIFSVLVAALVALAVADETQDTEYNNDNPRVIPHRFLFPINSPPFFNGIFRWQPPTPFDIGGILQEIWKSIIAGINNHGSNSAGGAAGGAPGSAGGVSGAGAAGGAGGASGSPSGAPSGSASSGSAPDGASGAPGSSGSSSGSAPSGSGSSGSAPSAAGGASGAPGPSGGAGGAGGAPGGPAGGAGGASSSSGSAPSGSGSSGSAPGAAGGASSAPGGDAGRAGSR, encoded by the coding sequence ATGAAAATAATATTCTCTGTACTAGTGGCAGCACTAGTCGCGCTGGCCGTCGCAGACGAAACACAGGATACCGAATACAACAATGATAACCCGCGGGTCATCCCCCATCGTTTCCTCTTTCCGATTAATTCGCCACCATTTTTCAATGGCATTTTTAGATGGCAACCCCCAACACCGTTTGACATAGGCGGTATTTTGCAAGAAATCTGGAAATCAATCATTGCCGGTATCAACAACCATGGTTCTAACTCAGCTGGAGGTGCCGCAGGAGGTGCTCCAGGTAGTGCTGGTGGCGTGAGTGGTGCTGGTGCCGCAGGTGGCGCAGGCGGTGCTTCAGGTTCTCCAAGTGGTGCCCCAAGCGGCTCAGCCAGCTCAGGTAGTGCGCCAGATGGTGCAAGTGGTGCTCCAGGTTCCTCAGGTAGTTCTTCAGGTAGTGCTCCAAGCGGCTCAGGCAGCTCAGGTAGTGCCCCAAGTGCCGCAGGCGGTGCAAGTGGTGCTCCAGGTCCCTCAGGTGGTGCCGGTGGCGCAGGTGGTGCCCCAGGAGGTCCCGCAGGTGGCGCAGGTGGTGCTTCAAGTTCTTCAGGTAGTGCTCCAAGCGGCTCAGGCAGCTCAGGAAGTGCCCCAGGTGCCGCAGGTGGTGCCTCAAGTGCTCCAGGAGGTGATGCAGGTAGGGCAGGTAGCCGTTAG